The genomic stretch TTTTATTGGTTTTAACTTTGACAAAAGTCTACGTATTCCGAAGTTTTATAAATTATGAGTTAGCAAATTTATTAAGTTTCAAACTTGTACTTTGAAGAGGGAATATACTGTACAAGATTCAAATTTGATTATGAGATGATTAATAAATTCGAGTAGGCATATCATGAATATAATATGCCCGATTGTATGTTGCTTATTGTTCTTCTATAAATGAGAATGTGGCATTTTTATATTGTTCTTTTTCCAAAAACTTAGGTAATTCATCACGCATGAATTCAAAGTTAGCATCTACACCAATTATATTCAACATAAAAAATGGAAAGAGACCTCCAAAAGATACATCTTGCGTTTGCGAACATTCTACCATACCGTTTCCAAGCGGCGTAAATTTCCAAACATTATGCATCCTTTCTAGGCGTACTTTGCCTTCATTATGATCTATTGTATTAGGTACAGCCACAACATCAATGGTTACTACTTTGTTTTCGTCTTGCATTACCGATGTGTTTATGAGTAGTTCTCTAGGCTGAAAAGGTGCTGGGAAATCCAGCGTCCATAATGATATATCGTATTGTCTTATGCTGTCAAAAGGTCTAATAATTTCACATCCGGTACAGTTTGGAAACCATTCTATACAAGTCTTAAGAGTATGATCTTTTAGATGTGGTGCTGCTAATTGACTTAACGTATATTTACCTTTCATTACACCTCTAAACTTTACTACTTTATCTCCAGGTACTTTTAAGGAATATATTTGCACACCATCTTTATCTATTTCTAGTTGCCATTCAGTTGATCCTGAATTTATCCAGTACCAATTGTAAAGGAAAAGGATTCCTATTAGTATTAATGCTCCTTTTCCAATATATTTTAGGATTCTTTTCCATTTTTTAGGCTTTTTTGGTTGGTTATCGTTTTCCATGGTATACACGTTTTGGTTAGATTAAATTTTAATTGTTT from Kordia antarctica encodes the following:
- a CDS encoding SRPBCC family protein encodes the protein MENDNQPKKPKKWKRILKYIGKGALILIGILFLYNWYWINSGSTEWQLEIDKDGVQIYSLKVPGDKVVKFRGVMKGKYTLSQLAAPHLKDHTLKTCIEWFPNCTGCEIIRPFDSIRQYDISLWTLDFPAPFQPRELLINTSVMQDENKVVTIDVVAVPNTIDHNEGKVRLERMHNVWKFTPLGNGMVECSQTQDVSFGGLFPFFMLNIIGVDANFEFMRDELPKFLEKEQYKNATFSFIEEQ